In Castor canadensis chromosome 11, mCasCan1.hap1v2, whole genome shotgun sequence, a single genomic region encodes these proteins:
- the Slc35b1 gene encoding solute carrier family 35 member B1 isoform X1, translating to MRPLPPVGDVRLDLSPSPPLPLPVVSGSPVDSSGRLMAASRSLVPDRLRLPLCFLGVFVCYFYYGILQEKITRGKYGEGAKQETFTFALTLVFIQCVINAVFAKILIQFFDTARVDRTRSWLYAACSVSYLGAMVSSNSALQFVNYPTQVLGKSCKPIPVMLLGVTLLKKKYPLAKYLCVLLIVAGVALFMYKPKKVVGMEEHTIGYGELLLLLSLTLDGLTGVSQDHMRAHYQTGSNHMMLNINLWSTLLLGGGILFTGELWEFLSFAERYPAIIYNILLFGLTSALGQSFIFMTVVYFGPLTCSIITTTRKFFTILASVILFANPISPMQWVGTILVFLGLGLDAKFGKGAKKTSH from the exons ATGAGGCCCTTGCCGCCGGTCGGCGATGTCCGCTTGGACTTGTCGCCTTCGCCGCCGCTGCCGCTGCCGGTTGTGAGTGGGTCTCCGGTCGACTCGTCCGGGCGTCTCATGGCAGCTAGCAGATCCCTGGTACCCGACCGGCTGCGCCTGCCGCTCTGCTTCTTGGGTGTCTTTGTCTGCTATTTCTACTATGGGATACTGCAGGAAAAGAT AACAAGAGGAAAATATGGGGAGGGAGCCAAGCAGGAGACGTTCACCTTTGCCTTAACTTTGGTCTTCATCCAGTGTGTGATCAATGCTGTGTTTGCCAAGATCT TGATCCAGTTTTTTGACACTGCCAGGGTGGATCGTACTCGGAGCTGGCTCTATGCTGCCTGTTCTGTATCCTATCTGGGTGCCATGGTCTCCAGCAACTCAGCACTACAATTTGTCAACTATCCAACTCAG GTTCTTGGTAAATCCTGCAAGCCAATCCCAG TCATGCTGCTTGGGGTGACCCTTTTGAAGAAGAAGTACCCACTAGCCAAGTACCTGTGTGTGTTGCTAATTGTGGCTGGAGTGGCTCTTTTCATGTACAAACCCAAGAAAGTAGTTGGAATGGAAGAACATACAATTGGCTATGGAGAGCTGCTTCTG cTGTTGTCTTTGACCCTGGACGGACTGACAGGTGTTTCCCAGGACCACATGCGGGCTCATTACCAAACAGGCTCCAACCACATGATGTTGAACATTAACCTTTGGTCGACATTGCTGCTGGGAGGTG GAATCCTGTTCACTGGGGAGCTCTGGGAGTTCTTGAGCTTTGCCGAAAGGTACCCAGCCATCATCTATAACATTCTGCTCTTTGGCCTGACCAGTGCCCTGGGTCAG AGTTTCATCTTCATGACTGTTGTATATTTTGGTCCCCTGACCTGTTCGATCATCACCACAACTCGGAAGTTCTTCACCATTTTGGCCTCTGTGATCCTCTTCGCCAACCCCATCAGCCCCATGCAGTGGGTGGGCACCATACTTGTGTTCCTGG GTCTCGGTCTCGATGCCAAGTTTGGAAAAGGAGCAAAGAAGACATCCCACTAG
- the Slc35b1 gene encoding solute carrier family 35 member B1 isoform X2, which yields MVSSNSALQFVNYPTQVLGKSCKPIPVMLLGVTLLKKKYPLAKYLCVLLIVAGVALFMYKPKKVVGMEEHTIGYGELLLLLSLTLDGLTGVSQDHMRAHYQTGSNHMMLNINLWSTLLLGGGILFTGELWEFLSFAERYPAIIYNILLFGLTSALGQSFIFMTVVYFGPLTCSIITTTRKFFTILASVILFANPISPMQWVGTILVFLGLGLDAKFGKGAKKTSH from the exons ATGGTCTCCAGCAACTCAGCACTACAATTTGTCAACTATCCAACTCAG GTTCTTGGTAAATCCTGCAAGCCAATCCCAG TCATGCTGCTTGGGGTGACCCTTTTGAAGAAGAAGTACCCACTAGCCAAGTACCTGTGTGTGTTGCTAATTGTGGCTGGAGTGGCTCTTTTCATGTACAAACCCAAGAAAGTAGTTGGAATGGAAGAACATACAATTGGCTATGGAGAGCTGCTTCTG cTGTTGTCTTTGACCCTGGACGGACTGACAGGTGTTTCCCAGGACCACATGCGGGCTCATTACCAAACAGGCTCCAACCACATGATGTTGAACATTAACCTTTGGTCGACATTGCTGCTGGGAGGTG GAATCCTGTTCACTGGGGAGCTCTGGGAGTTCTTGAGCTTTGCCGAAAGGTACCCAGCCATCATCTATAACATTCTGCTCTTTGGCCTGACCAGTGCCCTGGGTCAG AGTTTCATCTTCATGACTGTTGTATATTTTGGTCCCCTGACCTGTTCGATCATCACCACAACTCGGAAGTTCTTCACCATTTTGGCCTCTGTGATCCTCTTCGCCAACCCCATCAGCCCCATGCAGTGGGTGGGCACCATACTTGTGTTCCTGG GTCTCGGTCTCGATGCCAAGTTTGGAAAAGGAGCAAAGAAGACATCCCACTAG
- the Fam117a gene encoding protein FAM117A isoform X2 — translation MFLAACAQKLERIWSHWSLPLGSSLGMEVEYWWWGGSWASSASCLEPTVSSLGGGSGSVSTASPSPSWAFCLHAAEEGRQQMTPLSWQEPEGELASSCMHKRSASWSSTDHRKEITKLKQQLQRTKLSRGGKEKERGSPLQGDHTVRGSVRMSPPSFPSGSPVLRLSPCLHRSLEGLNQELEEVFVKEQGEEELLRILEVPDGHRAPAPPQNGSYDHPLLLLEPGNLASSPSMPLASPQPSGQANREEYQGAIEELASVSSDKASSLGHQTFLEDGSPSPVLAFAASPRPNHSYVFKREPPEGCERVRVFEEATSPGPDLAFLTSCPDKNKVHFNPTGSAFCPVNLMKPLFPSMGFIFRNCPSSPGSPLPPASPRAPPQKDPEASKTSPLPFEPWQRTPPSEESVLFQSSLVV, via the exons ATGTTTCTGGCAGCATGTGCACAGAAGTTAGAAAGGATCTGGTCCCACTGGAGCCTCCCCTTGGGCTCCTCCCTTGGAATGGAAGTAGAATAttggtggtggggagggagctgGGCCTCTTCAGCTTCATGCTTGGAGCCAACAGTTTCCTCCCTTGGTGGGGGCTCAGGAAGTGTTTCCACAGCTTCCCCATCTCCATCTTGGGCCTTCTGTCTACATGCAGCAGAGGAAGGAAGGCAGCAGATG ACCCCCTTATCCTGGCAAGAGCCGGAAGGTGAGCTGGCCAGCTCCTGCATGCACAAGCGCTCAGCATCCTGGAGCAGCACAGACCATCGAAAAGAG ATCACCAAATTGAAGCAACAACTACAGAGGACAAAATTGAGCCGcggtgggaaggagaaggagcGGGGCTCCCCCCTCCAAGGGGACCACACTGTGCGGGGTTCTGTGAGG ATGTCCCCTCCCAGCTTTCCCTCAGGGTCCCCTGTTCTGCGACTCAGCCCCTGCCTGCATAGGAGCCTGGAAGGCCTCAACCAAGAGCTGGAGGAGGTGTTTGTGAAGGAGCAGGGCGAAGAGGAGCTGCTGAGG ATCCTTGAGGTCCCTGATGGGCACCGTGCTCCGGCTCCTCCACAGAATGGAAGCTATGAtcatcccctcctcctcctggagCCAGGCAACCTTGCTAGCTCTCCCTCCATGCCTTTGGCATCTCCCCAGCCTTCTGGCCAGGCCAACCGTGAGGAGTACCAGGGTGCCATTGAAGAGTTGGCATCTGTCTCCAGTGACAAAG CTTCTTCTCTGGGCCACCAAACCTTCCTTGAAGATGGCAGCCCATCTCCAGTTCTTGCTTTTGCTGCCTCCCCTCGGCCCAATCACAGCTATGTCTTCAAACGGGAGCCCCCAGAAGGCTGTGAGAGAGTGCGTGTGTTTGAAGAGGCCAC GTCCCCAGGTCCTGACCTGGCCTTCCTGACTTCCTGTCCTGACAAGAACAAAGTCCATTTCAACCCGACTGGCTCGGCCTTCTGCCCTGTCAACTTGATGAAGCCCCTCTTCCCGAGCATGGGCTTCATCTTCCGTAACTGCCCCTCAAGCCCGggctctccccttccccctgccagTCCCAGGGCACCACCTCAGAAGGATCCAGAGGCTTCCAAGACCTCTCCACTGCCATTCGAGCCATGGCAGCGCACCCCACCATCAGAAGAGTCCGTGCTTTTCCAGAGCTCCTTGGTGGTCTGA
- the Fam117a gene encoding protein FAM117A isoform X3 translates to MHKRSASWSSTDHRKEITKLKQQLQRTKLSRGGKEKERGSPLQGDHTVRGSVRMSPPSFPSGSPVLRLSPCLHRSLEGLNQELEEVFVKEQGEEELLRILEVPDGHRAPAPPQNGSYDHPLLLLEPGNLASSPSMPLASPQPSGQANREEYQGAIEELASVSSDKASSLGHQTFLEDGSPSPVLAFAASPRPNHSYVFKREPPEGCERVRVFEEATSPGPDLAFLTSCPDKNKVHFNPTGSAFCPVNLMKPLFPSMGFIFRNCPSSPGSPLPPASPRAPPQKDPEASKTSPLPFEPWQRTPPSEESVLFQSSLVV, encoded by the exons ATGCACAAGCGCTCAGCATCCTGGAGCAGCACAGACCATCGAAAAGAG ATCACCAAATTGAAGCAACAACTACAGAGGACAAAATTGAGCCGcggtgggaaggagaaggagcGGGGCTCCCCCCTCCAAGGGGACCACACTGTGCGGGGTTCTGTGAGG ATGTCCCCTCCCAGCTTTCCCTCAGGGTCCCCTGTTCTGCGACTCAGCCCCTGCCTGCATAGGAGCCTGGAAGGCCTCAACCAAGAGCTGGAGGAGGTGTTTGTGAAGGAGCAGGGCGAAGAGGAGCTGCTGAGG ATCCTTGAGGTCCCTGATGGGCACCGTGCTCCGGCTCCTCCACAGAATGGAAGCTATGAtcatcccctcctcctcctggagCCAGGCAACCTTGCTAGCTCTCCCTCCATGCCTTTGGCATCTCCCCAGCCTTCTGGCCAGGCCAACCGTGAGGAGTACCAGGGTGCCATTGAAGAGTTGGCATCTGTCTCCAGTGACAAAG CTTCTTCTCTGGGCCACCAAACCTTCCTTGAAGATGGCAGCCCATCTCCAGTTCTTGCTTTTGCTGCCTCCCCTCGGCCCAATCACAGCTATGTCTTCAAACGGGAGCCCCCAGAAGGCTGTGAGAGAGTGCGTGTGTTTGAAGAGGCCAC GTCCCCAGGTCCTGACCTGGCCTTCCTGACTTCCTGTCCTGACAAGAACAAAGTCCATTTCAACCCGACTGGCTCGGCCTTCTGCCCTGTCAACTTGATGAAGCCCCTCTTCCCGAGCATGGGCTTCATCTTCCGTAACTGCCCCTCAAGCCCGggctctccccttccccctgccagTCCCAGGGCACCACCTCAGAAGGATCCAGAGGCTTCCAAGACCTCTCCACTGCCATTCGAGCCATGGCAGCGCACCCCACCATCAGAAGAGTCCGTGCTTTTCCAGAGCTCCTTGGTGGTCTGA